The DNA segment TTTTGAGATGGCGGTGACCGAAGAGATGCTAGATATCGCCTGTGATATTAAGCCTGCTTATGTGTGTTTAGTACCTGAGAAGCGTGAAGAGCTAACCACTGAAGGCGGTCTGGATGTTGCGGGTCAGCAAGATAAAATTGCGGCAGCGGTAGCTAGGCTGACTCAAGAAGGTATTAAGGTGTCTTTATTTATTGATGCCGATAAAGCTCAAATTGATGCCGCCGTTGCGGTTGGCGCACCAGTGATTGAAATTCACACGGGCTGTTACGCCGACGCAGAAACCGACGCCGAACAGGCGACGGAGCTGCAACGTATTACCGAGATGGCAACTTACGCTCATGGTAAAGGCCTAGTCGTCAACGCGGGGCATGGTTTGCACTATCACAACGTAAAAGCTATTGCGGCGATACCTGAGCTGTATGAGCTTAATATCGGCCATGCGATTATTGCTCGTGCCGCTATCGATGGTTTAGCGACTGCCGTACGCGATATGAAGCAATTGATGTTAGAAGGCCGTAGAGGCGAATAAGCTTTTACGCCATCATTACTGATAGCCGAGACATACGTTCTCGGCTTTTATTTATGCATTGTTATTTAAGCTTAGTTTTTAAGTTTAGTTATTTAAGTTTAGTTATTTAATTCTCGAACTTAAAGCCTCGAATTTAAAGTCACTAGGGTTAGAGATTAGGTTGGTTTTAGCTAAATAGGGGAGTGTTATGATCGTTGGTTTAGGCACCGATATTGTTGAAATTGCGCGAATAGAAGCGCGTATTCCTACAGCAGGCGATGAAGCGCTATTAAGCTGTCGCTTAGCAAAGCGTGTGTTAACCAAAACCGAATTTGCACTCTTTGTTGCGTCATCTCAACCGGGGCGATATCTGGCTAAACGCTTTGCCGCTAAAGAAGCTGCAGCCAAAGCGTTGGGGACTGGTATAGGCCGTGGTGTTTCATTTCAACATATTGAGATCAGTAATAACACCAATGGCGCTCCGTTAGTGGCCTTTAGTGACGGCGCTGCCGAACGCTTGGCTCAGCTTGGTGGAAGCCGAGCACACCTCTCCATAGCCGATGAGAAACACTACGCAACGGCGACCGTGATCCTAGAGTCTTGATGCTGCTTTTTATGAGCAGAGACTCATTACCTGCTCACCATTAATGTCTTGCTCGCCAGTAAACTCAAAACCTAGCTTATGATATAAAGCGATGGCCGCATGGTTATTAGGATAAACACTTAAGAAAACTTGCTGACATTGAAAGTGGCAAAATAGAAACTCTAGTAGCAACAGTGCAAAGGCTTTACCCAAGCCGCGCCCTTGGTAGTCTTGAGCTATAAGGAATCGGTCAAACCAGACCCGCTGCGTTTGGCATTCATTAAATAAGCCATACATAGCAAAACCTGCCACTTGTTGACCGTAGCAAAGAGCTACTGGCGTGTAGCGCTTGTCTTCTTCGGCCTCTTTTAGGCAATCAGGAATAGACTCAATGAACCCCTTCTGGTCGGCATTTAGCTGTAGCTTAAGTAATGCATCTAGGTTCGTGTTATTAATGGGTTGGATGCTGAGTAAAGGCGCTGCGAGTGTCATTGTTGGCTGGGTTAAATCATCTAATGAGACGGATATTACTGCTTTTACGGCCAAAGGCTCA comes from the Shewanella halifaxensis HAW-EB4 genome and includes:
- the pdxJ gene encoding pyridoxine 5'-phosphate synthase, producing MGRILLGVNIDHIATLRQARGTNYPDPVHAAAVAEHAGAEGITIHLREDRRHIIDRDVYTLAKTLKTRMNFEMAVTEEMLDIACDIKPAYVCLVPEKREELTTEGGLDVAGQQDKIAAAVARLTQEGIKVSLFIDADKAQIDAAVAVGAPVIEIHTGCYADAETDAEQATELQRITEMATYAHGKGLVVNAGHGLHYHNVKAIAAIPELYELNIGHAIIARAAIDGLATAVRDMKQLMLEGRRGE
- the acpS gene encoding holo-ACP synthase — encoded protein: MIVGLGTDIVEIARIEARIPTAGDEALLSCRLAKRVLTKTEFALFVASSQPGRYLAKRFAAKEAAAKALGTGIGRGVSFQHIEISNNTNGAPLVAFSDGAAERLAQLGGSRAHLSIADEKHYATATVILES
- a CDS encoding GNAT family N-acetyltransferase — encoded protein: MAVKAVISVSLDDLTQPTMTLAAPLLSIQPINNTNLDALLKLQLNADQKGFIESIPDCLKEAEEDKRYTPVALCYGQQVAGFAMYGLFNECQTQRVWFDRFLIAQDYQGRGLGKAFALLLLEFLFCHFQCQQVFLSVYPNNHAAIALYHKLGFEFTGEQDINGEQVMSLCS